One window of the Desulfobaculum xiamenense genome contains the following:
- the ispG gene encoding flavodoxin-dependent (E)-4-hydroxy-3-methylbut-2-enyl-diphosphate synthase, producing the protein MEQAVLPARRRSRVIRVGNVAIGGDNPVVVQSMANTDTRDVAATLAQIESLAAAGCEIVRLAVLDDDAVRALAEIRKRVSVPLVADIHFDHRLALGAVDAGVDGLRINPGNIGDEHAVDAVVRAASAACVPIRIGVNSGSVEKGLLRRFGGPTPEAMVESALGHVRLLEERDFHDIKISIKSSSVLNTVAAYRLLATRCDYPLHIGVTEAGTLIRGTVKSSVGLGLLLAEGIGDTMRVSLTGDPVDEMGVAWEILRSLGLRARGPEIVSCPTCGRTEIDLVGLAQEVERHLRHVTEVFTVAVMGCVVNGPGEAREADIGIAGGRGLGIIFRKGEVIRKVRGNENLVPVFLEELDRFLSERRSEEN; encoded by the coding sequence ATGGAACAGGCAGTCCTGCCCGCGCGGCGTCGGTCGCGCGTGATTCGGGTGGGAAATGTGGCCATTGGCGGGGATAATCCCGTGGTGGTCCAGAGCATGGCGAATACCGACACGCGTGACGTGGCGGCCACCCTTGCGCAGATCGAATCCCTCGCCGCGGCGGGGTGCGAGATCGTGCGGCTGGCCGTGCTGGACGACGACGCTGTCCGCGCGCTGGCTGAAATCCGCAAGCGCGTCAGCGTTCCCCTCGTGGCGGATATCCACTTCGACCATCGGCTGGCCCTTGGGGCGGTGGATGCCGGAGTGGACGGTCTGCGCATCAACCCCGGCAACATCGGAGACGAGCACGCCGTGGACGCCGTGGTGCGCGCCGCCAGTGCGGCATGCGTGCCCATCCGCATTGGCGTCAACTCCGGCTCCGTGGAGAAGGGGCTTTTGCGGCGTTTCGGCGGTCCCACGCCGGAGGCCATGGTCGAAAGCGCCCTTGGTCACGTGCGCCTGCTGGAGGAGCGCGATTTCCACGACATCAAGATTTCCATCAAGTCGTCATCGGTGCTGAACACGGTGGCCGCGTATCGGCTGCTGGCAACCCGTTGCGACTATCCGCTGCATATCGGCGTGACTGAGGCCGGGACGCTCATCCGGGGCACGGTCAAGTCGTCCGTCGGCCTTGGTTTGCTTCTGGCCGAGGGCATCGGCGACACCATGCGCGTCTCGCTGACCGGCGATCCGGTGGACGAGATGGGCGTGGCGTGGGAAATTCTGCGTTCGCTGGGCCTTCGGGCCCGTGGGCCCGAGATCGTGTCCTGCCCCACCTGCGGGCGTACGGAGATTGATCTCGTTGGCCTCGCGCAGGAGGTGGAGCGCCATCTGCGCCACGTGACCGAAGTGTTCACCGTGGCGGTGATGGGCTGTGTGGTCAACGGTCCCGGCGAGGCCCGCGAAGCCGACATCGGCATCGCCGGGGGCCGTGGATTGGGCATCATATTCCGCAAGGGCGAGGTGATCCGCAAGGTTCGCGGCAACGAGAACCTTGTTCCCGTGTTCCTTGAGGAACTGGATAGATTTCTCTCAGAAAGACGAAGCGAGGAAAACTGA